A window of the Gossypium hirsutum isolate 1008001.06 chromosome A05, Gossypium_hirsutum_v2.1, whole genome shotgun sequence genome harbors these coding sequences:
- the LOC107957375 gene encoding putative disease resistance RPP13-like protein 1 isoform X5, whose amino-acid sequence MAMVGEAFLSASIEVLLDRIVSGDVLRLIQGKKLEAVLLKKLKPTLMSVKAVLDDAENKQIINPNVKSWTDELKDAVYDAEDLLDEISTEALRNKIEFEYQTTPIKQVSSFFSSFNPFKDGMQSKLGEILRRLDYLLNQKQILGLKENYNGEKAFQRTPATSLVDESDVYGRDDGKEEIMKLLDPQNLSENQIDVIPIVGMGGLGKTTLAQLIYNDPRADKWFDRKAWVFVSEEFDAFKVTKTILEEIKCSCDGNQNLNQLQPKLKEQLSGKKYLIILDDVWNKNYFHWKELANPFTSGAKNSKIIVTTRDENIAAIMRNVPTYRLDVLSDDDCWKLFAKHAFDGSSPTKHPDLMAIGEAIVKRCGGLPLAAKALGGLLRCKPDADEWKKILHSNFWDIPNDATNILPALTLSYHYLPSHLKRCFAYCSIFPKDYEFEKEELIQLWMAEGLLELPKDNGDLGELGNEYFKDLRLRSFFQQSKGKKSCFVMHDLISDLAKSVTREFICRLEGTGGGSCVITEKTRHMSNVQERYDVRQKFQSLAKAKGLRTFLNVNSSFRWVYVSNVLMHDLMVKSNLRVLSLDGYTTINNLPEDLGNLKHLRILNLSKTSIKRLPNSLCTLYNLQALKLRGCSDLDELPRDLERLLNMLYLDIKGTNLARMPEGMGKLKDLRMVTNFVLSYQTGSSINKLGKLKHLRGRLSISGLKTVACAMDAKDANLKDKVDLKKLELRWGKDDDIDGDSRHDREVLKQLKPHTNLEHLVIQSYGGTRFSEWVGHSSFSNIVSLGLHDCKFCIYLPPLGQLSSLKSLSISGLSGVLIVGDEFYGNVQASTKPFQSLEMLSFENMAEWEEWYCRSDEAFPLLQELCIRDCPKLTKSLPKHLPCLKKLEIEDCEKLGGLLPMAPSILELELKKCQALQLEPLACGLRELDIRDLNMNDSVLEQMLQQCTLLEKLRLGYCSEIRSLPGVRVPITPKRISISLCENLDYSDIFLYTSLESLEIGSGKCYVLESFPLGSFPMVKRVKIWGCEDLKFISAASEGAHHQHLNSLEIYFCQNLISFQIEDGLAVTNLTRLVLFGCASLKSLPEQMHSVFPSLEYLEIGSCPEIEWVPKEGLPSKLKEIGISRSDKLIDSLIRKREWSLHALPSLTFLEICGSKVEMECFPDEHLLPSSLTSLRISSLPNLKSLEYKGFQHLTSLSYLSIYNCPKLQSMPPNMLPPSLSRLSIEKCPLLKEHCEKDKGKDWPNIFHIPVIVIDGEVITEGAVTEKTNVLTKTPASNFF is encoded by the exons atgGCTATGGTGGGTGAAGCTTTTCTCTCTGCTTCCATTGAGGTGCTGCTTGATAGGATTGTTTCTGGAGATGTTTTGAGGCTTATCCAAGGAAAGAAACTTGAAGCTGTGCTGCTAAAGAAACTGAAGCCAACCTTGATGTCGGTGAAAGCAGTGTTGGATGATGCTGAAAATAAGCAGATTATCAACCCAAATGTCAAAAGTTGGACTGATGAGCTCAAAGATGCTGTTTATGATGCCGAGGACCTCCTGGATGAGATCTCTACTGAAGCTCTTCGGAACAAGATcgaattcgaatatcaaactactCCTATAAAGCAGGTTAgtagctttttctcttctttcaatCCTTTCAAAGATGGGATGCAGTCCAAGCTGGGGGAGATCCTTAGGAGACTAGATTACCTACTCAACCAAAAACAGATTCTGGGTCTGAAAGAAAACTATAACGGAGAAAAGGCATTCCAAAGAACGCCTGCAACTTCTTTGGTGGACGAGTCTGATGTTTATGGTAGAGATGATGGAAAAGAAGAAATAATGAAGTTGTTGGATCCTCAAAATCTGTCTGAAAATCAGATAGATGTGATTCCCATTGTGGGTATGGGCGGGCTTGGCAAAACCACCCTTGCCCAATTGATCTACAACGATCCCAGAGCGGATAAATGGTTTGACCGCAAAGCATGGGTGTTTGTTTCAGAGGAATTTGATGCTTTCAAGGTAACCAAAACCATTCTTGAAGAGATCAAATGTAGCTGTGATGGAAACCAGAACTTAAATCAGCTTCAACCTAAACTCAAAGAGCAGCTGTCGGGAAAGAAATATCTAATCATTTTGGATGATGTTTGGAACAAGAATTATTTTCATTGGAAAGAGCTTGCAAATCCCTTCACTTCTGGGGCCAAGAATAGCAAGATTATTGTAACAACTCGTGATGAAAACATTGCAGCAATCATGAGGAACGTTCCAACTTATCGTTTAGATGTGTTATCAGATGATGATTGTTGGAAGTTATTTGCAAAGCATGCATTTGATGGTTCAAGTCCCACCAAGCATCCAGATCTGATGGCAATCGGTGAAGCAATTGTTAAAAGATGTGGCGGTCTCCCTTTGGCTGCAAAAGCTCTTGGAGGTCTTCTGCGTTGCAAACCAGATGCTGATGAGTGGAAGAAAATTTTACATAGCAATTTTTGGGACATTCCAAATGATGCAACTAATATTCTTCCAGCGTTAACATTGAGTTACCATTatcttccttcccatttgaagcGATGTTTTGCTTATTGTTCAATTTTCCCTAAAGATTACGAATTTGAAAAGGAAGAACTTATTCAATTATGGATGGCTGAAGGTCTTTTAGAGCTTCCCAAAGACAATGGAGATCTGGGAGAACTGGGTAACGAGTACTTCAAAGATTTAAGATTGAGGTCATTCTTTCAACAATCTAAAGGAAAGAAATCTTGTTTTGTCATGCATGATTTAATTAGTGACTTGGCTAAATCTGTAACCAGAGAGTTCATTTGCAGATTGGAAGGTACTGGTGGTGGTTCTTGTGTAATAACGGAAAAGACCCGTCATATGTCCAATGTCCAAGAACGATATGATGTGCggcaaaaatttcaaagtttagctAAAGCAAAGGGTTTGCGTACTTTCTTAAATGTGAACTCTTCTTTCCGTTGGGTATATGTTAGCAATGTGCTAATGCATGATTTGATGGTGAAATCAAATTTACGAGTGCTTTCATTGGATGGGTATACAACTATCAACAATTTGCCAGAAGATCTTGGTAATTTGAAGCATCTACGAATTTTGAATCTCTCAAAAACTTCAATCAAAAGGTTGCCAAACTCTTTGTGTACATTGTATAATTTGCAAGCATTAAAATTGCGTGGTTGCAGTGACCTTGATGAGTTGCCGAGAGATTTGGAGAGATTGCTCAACATGCTATATCTTGATATCAAGGGAACAAACTTAGCAAGGATGCCAGAAGGAATGGGTAAGTTGAAAGATCTTCGAATGGtaacaaattttgttttaagCTATCAAACTGGATCAAGCATTAATAAGTTGGGAAAGCTCAAACATTTACGTGGAAGACTTTCCATTTCGGGACTAAAAACTGTTGCATGTGCCATGGATGCCAAAGATGCCAATTTGAAGGATAAGGTGGACCTTAAAAAGTTGGAGCTGAGATGGGGTAAAGATGACGATATTGATGGTGATTCAAGGCATGATCGAGAAGTACTTAAACAACTAAAGCCTCATACAAATTTGGAGCATCTTGTTATTCAAAGTTACGGAGGTACGAGATTTTCGGAATGGGTGGGGCATTCTTCCTTCTCAAATATAGTATCTTTGGGGTTACATGATTGTAAATTTTGCATATACTTACCACCACTTGGGCAGTTATCATCTTTGAAATCTCTCTCCATTTCTGGTTTGAGTGGAGTGTTAATAGTTGGTGATGAGTTCTACGGGAATGTACAAGCTTCAACTAAACCATTTCAATCACTTGAAATGCTAAGCTTTGAGAATATGGCCGAGTGGGAGGAATGGTATTGTCGGAGTGATGAAGCTTTCCCTCTTTTACAAGAGCTATGCATTAGAGATTGTCCAAAACTAACTAAGTCTCTTCCCAAACACCTCCCTTGTTTAAAGAAACTGGAGATTGAAGATTGTGAGAAGCTTGGAGGCTTGCTTCCAATGGCACCAAGCATTTTGGAACTTGAGTTAAAGAAATGCCAAGCATTGCAGTTGGAGCCATTGGCTTGTGGGCTTCGGGAGTTGGACATTAGAGATTTGAATATGAATGATTCCGTTTTGGAACAAATGTTGCAACAATGTACACTTCTTGAAAAGCTACGTTTGGGCTATTGTTCAGAAATTAGATCCCTTCCTGGAGTTAGGGTGCCCATCACGCCGAAGCGAATTAGCATCTCTTTATGTGAAAACTTGGATTATTCCGATATCTTCTTGTATACATCCCTTGAATCCTTGGAAATAGGGAGTGGTAAATGTTATGTACTGGAATCTTTCCCATTAGGATCATTTCCTATGGTAAAGCGTGTTAAGATTTGGGGATGTGAAGACTTGAAGTTTATTAGTGCTGCTTCAGAGGGCGCTCACCATCAGCATCTCAATTCTTTAGAGATatatttttgccaaaatttgatatcttttcaaATTGAAGATGGATTAGCCGTCACCAATTTGACCCGACTTGTGCTTTTCGGTTGTGCAAGTTTAAAGTCATTGCCAGAGCAAATGCACTCCGTCTTTCCATCCCTTGAGTATTTGGAAATAGGAAGTTGTCCAGAAATAGAGTGGGTTCCAAAAGAGGGTTTGCcctccaaattaaaagaaattggaATCTCAAGGAGTGATAAACTAATTGATAGCTTGATTAGGAAAAGGGAATGGAGTTTGCATGCACTTCCTTCTCTTACATTTCTAGAGATCTGTGGTTCAAAAGTAGAGATGGAGTGTTTTCCAGATGAACATCTGCTTCCCTCTTCTCTTACATCTCTTAGGATCTCTTCTCTTCCAAATCTAAAGAGCTTGGAGTATAAGGGGTTTCAACACCTCACCTCTCTTTCTTATTTGTCAATCTACAATTGCCCCAAGCTCCAATCCATGCCGCCAAACATGCTCCCTCCCTCTCTTTCTCGTTTATCCATTGAAAAATGTCCTTTGCTGAAGGAACATTGTGAAAAGGATAAAGGTAAAGATTGGCCGAACATTTTCCACATCCCTGTCATTGTAATTGATGGTGAGGTCATTACAGAAGGGGCAGTGACTGAGAAAACAAATGTTCTGACGAAG ACGCCAGCCTCAAATTTCTTCTGA